The Mycobacterium riyadhense sequence CGGGCGCTATGCGCCGACTTCGAGGTCCCTCGCGACCAGTGGTGAGCGGCAAAGTTGCGCACTCACCGCAGACTCGGTGGATCAGAGCGGGCAGTCGCCGCATTTGCCGCCGCCAGGGATGCGGTAGAAAAGGCAGCAGCTGCGGCGCTTGAAGTCCAACCCGTCGCTGGTGAGCACACCCGACCCGGCAAGGCAGCCGGTCCCCAGCAGGTCGTTGGTGATCTCGACGATCGGCCGACGCAAGTCCGGCCGCGCCGCAAGCAGGGCGTGTGACGCTCCGACGAGGGCGGAGGCGATGTTGCCGTACAGCAGGCCGGGCGCCGGGTCGATGCGCAGGCCGGCCGCAAAGGGTTCCATATGGTCCTGCACGACTACGCGATACAACAGCTCGGGGGAAGGGGAGACGGGTTCGCCGACGGGCTCGGGCAGTCGGAGCCGCGCTCCGTCATCGGCGCGCTGCAGGTCAGACAGGTCGGGAACGACGCCGCGGCCCAGGACGCAGGCCAGAACGGGTGACCAGAGCCGGGCGGCATGGCCGAGGTGCACCAGGGAGGCGCCGACCCGCAATTCCGTAGTGCGGTACCGCTTGACCGTGGCGTCGATCAGATCCTCATACCCGTCGGCGTAGGACTGGACGACCGGATGCCATCCTGCCGCGTCTCCACCCACGGTGAGCGCGAAAAACCCTCCATAGGAGGAAATTTCGGTCAGTACCGCGGAGATGTCCATGCGCTTTCTGTCAGCTGATATCGAGCGATATTGCCACATGCGGCGTGTCCGACTTGAATCGAACAGGTGTTCGGCTACTGTGGTGATCATTCGGGGATCCGATTTGTCGGTGGCCATCTCTAGTGTCACGGCTAACCGACCGAACCGGTCAACCGAACACCGACTACAGGAGAGGCACCATGACGCAAGCCCCCGACCGTGAGAAGGCTCTCGAGCTGGCGATGGCCCAGATCGAGAAGAGTTACGGCAAAGGATCGGTGATGCGCCTCGGCGACGAGGTACGTCAGCCGATCTCGGTCATTCCGACCGGGTCCATCGCGCTGGACGTCGCCCTGGGCATCGGCGGCCTGCCCCGTGGCCGGGTCGTGGAGATATACGGCCCGGAGTCCTCGGGTAAGACCACCGTGGCGCTGCACGCGGTGGCCAATGCCCAGGCCGCCGGCGGTGTCGCGGCGTTCATCGACGCCGAGCACGCGCTGGATCCGGAGTACGCCAAGAAACTCGGTGTCGACACCGATTCGCTGCTGGTCAGCCAGCCGGACACCGGTGAACAGGCACTCGAGATCGCCGACATGCTGATCCGCTCCGGCGCTCTTGACATCGTGGTCATCGACTCCGTGGCGGCGCTGGTGCCGCGGGCGGAACTCGAAGGCGAGATGGGGGACAGCCACGTGGGCTTGCAAGCCCGGCTGATGAGCCAGGCGCTGCGGAAAATGACTGGCGCGCTGAACAATTCGGGGACCACGGCTATCTTCATCAACCAGCTTCGCGACAAGATCGGCGTGATGTTCGGATGTGGTTCCTGGTACACGAATGTCACGCTGGCCGACGGATCGACTGAAAAGCTTGGCAAGATTGTGAACCAGAAGATGGACGTCGAGGTCTTGTCATACGACTTCGAATCCGGGCAAATCGTGCCGCGCAGGGTGACCAATTGGTTTAACAACGGAAAAACGGAAGAGTTCCTGCACTTCAAAGTCGATCGAGCAGGCAGCGGGACGGGACGTGGTCACGCCAGCTTGGCGATGACTCGTAACCATCTCATCCGAACCCCGGCTGGGTGGCGTGAAGCTGAAGACATAGGTGTCGGCGACCGAGTGATGTTGGCACAGCCACGCCTGCTCAGTGATCAGCAATGGGAAGTCGTTCTGGGTTCGTTGATGGGTGATGGGTGTCTGTCCCTGCCAGTTCGACAGGATTCCGAGAGTGCGCGGCTCCGCATAGGGCACGGAGCCCAGCAGTCGGCATATCTTGATTGGAAAGTCTCTCTGCTAGAGAACATTCCGCACAGTCGCACGGTTAACAGCAAGGGTGCAGTGTTCGCCGACTTCTCCCCGCTTGCGGAACTCCATGAGTTGCGAAGCGCAGTGTATTTGGGTGGTGGAAAAAAGTTTCTCTCGGAGGAGTACCTCAAGGGGCTTACCCCACTCTCCTTAGCGATCTGGTACATGGACGACGGTTCATTCAGCCTCCGCTCCAAAGGCCTGCAGCAGCGCACACAAGGCGGAAGCGGACGAATCGAGATCTGTGTTGAGG is a genomic window containing:
- a CDS encoding (2Fe-2S)-binding protein, with protein sequence MDISAVLTEISSYGGFFALTVGGDAAGWHPVVQSYADGYEDLIDATVKRYRTTELRVGASLVHLGHAARLWSPVLACVLGRGVVPDLSDLQRADDGARLRLPEPVGEPVSPSPELLYRVVVQDHMEPFAAGLRIDPAPGLLYGNIASALVGASHALLAARPDLRRPIVEITNDLLGTGCLAGSGVLTSDGLDFKRRSCCLFYRIPGGGKCGDCPL
- the recA gene encoding intein-containing recombinase RecA → MTQAPDREKALELAMAQIEKSYGKGSVMRLGDEVRQPISVIPTGSIALDVALGIGGLPRGRVVEIYGPESSGKTTVALHAVANAQAAGGVAAFIDAEHALDPEYAKKLGVDTDSLLVSQPDTGEQALEIADMLIRSGALDIVVIDSVAALVPRAELEGEMGDSHVGLQARLMSQALRKMTGALNNSGTTAIFINQLRDKIGVMFGCGSWYTNVTLADGSTEKLGKIVNQKMDVEVLSYDFESGQIVPRRVTNWFNNGKTEEFLHFKVDRAGSGTGRGHASLAMTRNHLIRTPAGWREAEDIGVGDRVMLAQPRLLSDQQWEVVLGSLMGDGCLSLPVRQDSESARLRIGHGAQQSAYLDWKVSLLENIPHSRTVNSKGAVFADFSPLAELHELRSAVYLGGGKKFLSEEYLKGLTPLSLAIWYMDDGSFSLRSKGLQQRTQGGSGRIEICVEAMSEGSQVRLRDYLRDTHGLDVRLRKAGVAAKTVLVFSTAATAKFQELVAPYMAPCMEYKLLPRFRGHSIVTPQFIEPTMELMPARVTEIESKTDYPIMSRFDIEVEGSHNYFADGVMVHNSPETTTGGKALKFYASVRMDVRRIETLKDGTNAVGNRTRVKIVKNKVSPPFKQAEFDILYGKGISREGSLIDMGVDQGFIRKSGAWFTYEGEQLGQGKENARNFLTENADIANEIEKKIKEKLGIGAVVTDDDVLPAPVDF